A genomic region of Streptomyces sp. R33 contains the following coding sequences:
- a CDS encoding CitMHS family transporter, with protein sequence MLTFLGFAMIATFLVLIMMKKMSPIAALVLIPALFCVFAGKGAHLGDYVIDGVGKLAPTAAMLMFAIVYFGVMIDVGLFDPIVRGILRFCKADPVRVVVGTAVLAAIVSLDGDGSTTFMITVSAMYPLYKRLGLSLVVMTGVAATANGVMNTLPWGGPTARAATALKLDASDIFVPMIPALAVGLLCVFVLAYVLGLKERRRIGTLVLPGDAEPAEERLLVATTGSAATGSVATGSAAPAEPSATSTSGGAGAGSGSDSGPLPGSAVPEDGFQGLDPRRATLRPRLYWFNAGLTVALLTAMIMELLPIPVLFLLGAALALTVNFPHMPDQKARIAAHADNVLNVAGMVFAAAVFTGVLSGTGMVKHMADWLVGAIPEGMGPHMALVTGLLSLPLTYFMSNDGFYFGVLPVLAEAGAAHGVSPLEIARASLVGQALHMSSPLVPAVYVLVGMAKVEFGDHTRFTVKWAVLTSLVVLGAGMLFGII encoded by the coding sequence ATGCTGACCTTCCTCGGCTTCGCCATGATCGCCACCTTCCTGGTCCTGATCATGATGAAGAAAATGTCGCCCATCGCGGCGCTCGTCCTCATCCCCGCGCTGTTCTGCGTGTTCGCAGGAAAGGGCGCCCACCTCGGCGACTACGTCATCGACGGAGTCGGCAAACTCGCGCCGACCGCCGCCATGCTGATGTTCGCCATCGTCTACTTCGGCGTGATGATCGACGTCGGCCTGTTCGACCCGATCGTGCGCGGCATCCTGCGCTTCTGCAAGGCGGACCCGGTGCGGGTCGTGGTCGGCACCGCGGTCCTCGCCGCGATCGTCTCCCTCGACGGCGACGGCTCGACCACCTTCATGATCACCGTCTCGGCCATGTACCCGCTCTACAAGCGGCTCGGCCTCAGCCTGGTCGTCATGACGGGCGTCGCCGCCACCGCCAACGGCGTCATGAACACCCTGCCCTGGGGCGGCCCCACGGCCCGTGCCGCCACCGCCCTCAAGCTCGACGCCTCCGACATCTTCGTCCCGATGATCCCGGCCCTCGCGGTCGGCCTGCTGTGCGTGTTCGTCCTCGCGTACGTCCTCGGGCTCAAGGAACGCCGCCGGATCGGCACGCTCGTCCTCCCCGGCGACGCGGAGCCGGCCGAGGAGCGGCTGCTCGTCGCCACCACCGGGTCCGCCGCCACCGGGTCCGTCGCCACCGGGTCCGCCGCCCCGGCCGAGCCGTCCGCCACCTCTACCTCCGGTGGTGCGGGCGCCGGGTCCGGTTCCGACTCCGGCCCGCTGCCCGGCTCCGCCGTGCCGGAGGACGGCTTCCAGGGCCTCGACCCCCGCCGGGCGACCCTCCGCCCGCGCCTCTACTGGTTCAACGCCGGCCTCACCGTGGCCCTCCTCACCGCGATGATCATGGAGCTGCTGCCCATCCCGGTGCTCTTCCTCCTCGGCGCCGCCCTCGCCCTCACCGTCAACTTCCCGCACATGCCCGACCAGAAGGCCCGGATCGCCGCCCACGCCGACAACGTCCTCAACGTCGCCGGAATGGTCTTCGCCGCCGCCGTCTTCACCGGCGTCCTCAGCGGCACCGGCATGGTCAAGCACATGGCCGACTGGCTCGTCGGCGCCATCCCCGAGGGCATGGGTCCGCACATGGCCCTGGTCACCGGCCTGCTCAGCCTGCCGCTCACCTACTTCATGTCCAACGACGGCTTCTACTTCGGCGTCCTGCCGGTCCTGGCCGAGGCCGGCGCCGCGCACGGGGTCTCCCCGCTCGAGATCGCCCGCGCCTCCCTGGTCGGCCAGGCCCTGCACATGTCGAGCCCGCTGGTTCCCGCCGTCTACGTCCTCGTCGGCATGGCCAAGGTCGAGTTCGGCGACCACACCCGGTTCACCGTGAAGTGGGCGGTCCTCACCTCCCTCGTCGTCCTCGGGGCAGGGATGCTTTTCGGCATCATCTGA
- a CDS encoding aldehyde dehydrogenase family protein — translation MKAHDGMYIGGAWRPAAGRDRIEVVNPADEQIIAGVPAGNADDVDAAVRAARAAFPGWAATAPAERAALIAALRDVLIARKSEFAELITAELGSPRGFSEMVHVGAPIAVSSSFAELGASYAFEERIGNSTVLLEPVGVVGAITPWNYPLHQIVAKVAPALAAGCTLVLKPAEDTPLTAQLFAEAVHEAGIPAGVFNLVTGTGPVAGQALAAHEGVDLVSFTGSTAVGKQIGATAGAAVKRVALELGGKSANVILPGADLAKAVATGVGHVMNNSGQSCNALTRMLVHRDQYEEAVSLAAAAVASYPSGDPRDPGTRLGPVVNAKQRDRVRGYIAKGVEEGARLVAGGPDAPHEHGYFIAPTVFADVTPEMTIAQEEIFGPVLSILPYEDQDEALRIANGTVYGLGGAVWAADEETAVAFARRMDTGQVDINGGRFNPLAPFGGYKQSGVGRELGPHGLAEYLQTKSLQF, via the coding sequence ATGAAGGCCCACGACGGGATGTACATCGGCGGCGCATGGCGGCCCGCCGCCGGACGCGACCGGATCGAGGTCGTCAACCCGGCCGACGAGCAGATCATCGCCGGGGTGCCGGCCGGCAACGCCGACGACGTGGACGCGGCCGTACGCGCGGCACGCGCCGCGTTCCCGGGCTGGGCGGCCACGGCTCCGGCCGAGCGGGCCGCCCTGATCGCGGCGCTGCGCGACGTGCTGATCGCCCGCAAGAGCGAGTTCGCCGAGCTCATCACCGCCGAACTCGGCTCCCCGCGGGGCTTCTCGGAGATGGTCCACGTGGGGGCGCCGATCGCGGTGTCCTCCTCGTTCGCCGAGCTGGGGGCCTCGTACGCCTTCGAGGAGCGGATCGGCAACTCCACCGTTCTGCTGGAGCCGGTCGGTGTCGTCGGCGCCATCACGCCCTGGAACTACCCGCTGCACCAGATCGTTGCCAAGGTGGCGCCCGCTCTCGCCGCCGGCTGCACCCTCGTCCTCAAGCCGGCCGAGGACACCCCGCTGACCGCACAGCTCTTCGCCGAAGCCGTGCACGAGGCGGGCATCCCGGCCGGAGTGTTCAACCTGGTGACCGGGACCGGCCCGGTCGCCGGCCAGGCGCTGGCCGCGCACGAAGGGGTCGACCTCGTCTCCTTCACCGGCTCCACCGCGGTCGGCAAGCAGATCGGCGCCACGGCCGGCGCCGCCGTCAAGCGCGTCGCCCTCGAGCTCGGCGGAAAATCGGCCAATGTCATCCTGCCCGGGGCCGACCTCGCCAAGGCCGTCGCGACGGGCGTGGGCCACGTCATGAACAACTCCGGCCAGAGCTGCAACGCGCTCACGCGGATGCTCGTCCACCGCGACCAGTACGAGGAGGCCGTCTCGCTCGCGGCCGCCGCCGTCGCCTCGTACCCCTCCGGCGACCCCCGCGACCCGGGCACCCGCCTCGGCCCGGTCGTCAACGCCAAGCAGCGCGACCGCGTGCGCGGATACATCGCCAAGGGTGTCGAGGAGGGCGCGCGCCTCGTCGCCGGCGGCCCCGACGCCCCGCACGAGCACGGGTACTTCATCGCGCCGACCGTGTTCGCCGACGTCACGCCCGAGATGACCATCGCGCAGGAGGAGATCTTCGGCCCGGTGCTGTCGATCCTCCCGTACGAGGACCAGGACGAGGCCCTGCGCATCGCCAACGGCACCGTGTACGGGCTGGGCGGCGCGGTCTGGGCCGCGGACGAGGAGACCGCCGTCGCCTTCGCCCGGCGCATGGACACCGGCCAGGTGGACATCAACGGCGGCCGGTTCAACCCGCTCGCGCCCTTCGGCGGCTACAAGCAGTCGGGCGTCGGCCGCGAGCTCGGCCCGCACGGTCTGGCCGAGTACCTCCAGACCAAGTCTTTGCAGTTCTGA
- a CDS encoding Zn-dependent alcohol dehydrogenase codes for MVRAAILPAVGAPLEIREIVLPDPGPGQVRVRLAAAGVCHSDLSLTDGTMRVPVPAVLGHEGSGTVLAVGEGVTHVAPGDGVVLNWSPSCGECHHCSIGEVWLCANALTGVGAVYAHDAEGTPLHPGLNVAAFAEETVVAANCVLPAPAGIPLAEAALLGCAVLTGYGAVRNSARVRPGESVAVFGVGGVGLAALQAARIAEAGPIVAVDVSPAKEELARAAGATDFVLASDTTAKQIRALTGGQGADVAVECVGRAESIRGAWDSTRRGGRTTVVGIGGKEQQVSFHALEIFHFARTLTGCVYGNSDPARDLPVIADHVRAGRLDLGSLVTDRITLDGIPAAFDAMLAGKGGRSLVVFQP; via the coding sequence ATGGTCCGCGCCGCCATCCTGCCCGCCGTCGGAGCCCCGCTGGAGATACGGGAGATCGTCCTGCCCGATCCCGGCCCCGGCCAGGTCCGGGTGCGGCTCGCCGCAGCCGGCGTCTGCCACTCCGATCTCTCCCTCACCGACGGCACCATGAGGGTGCCCGTCCCCGCCGTCCTCGGCCACGAGGGCTCGGGCACGGTCCTCGCCGTCGGCGAGGGCGTCACGCACGTCGCCCCCGGCGACGGCGTGGTGCTCAACTGGTCCCCGTCCTGCGGGGAGTGCCACCACTGCTCGATCGGCGAGGTCTGGCTCTGCGCCAACGCGCTCACCGGGGTCGGGGCGGTCTACGCCCACGACGCCGAGGGCACGCCGCTGCACCCCGGGCTGAACGTGGCGGCGTTCGCCGAGGAGACGGTCGTCGCGGCCAACTGCGTGCTGCCCGCGCCCGCCGGGATTCCGCTCGCCGAGGCCGCCCTGCTCGGGTGCGCGGTGCTCACCGGCTACGGCGCGGTCCGCAACAGCGCCCGGGTCCGCCCGGGCGAATCCGTCGCCGTCTTCGGCGTCGGCGGCGTCGGCCTGGCCGCCCTCCAGGCCGCGCGGATCGCCGAAGCGGGCCCGATCGTGGCCGTCGACGTCTCCCCGGCCAAGGAGGAGCTGGCCCGCGCGGCCGGGGCCACCGACTTCGTGCTCGCCTCCGACACCACCGCCAAGCAGATCCGGGCCCTCACCGGCGGCCAGGGTGCCGATGTCGCCGTCGAGTGCGTCGGCCGGGCGGAGTCCATCCGCGGAGCCTGGGACTCGACCCGCCGCGGCGGCCGCACCACGGTCGTCGGCATCGGAGGCAAGGAGCAGCAGGTCTCCTTCCACGCCCTGGAGATCTTCCACTTCGCCCGCACCCTCACCGGCTGCGTCTACGGGAACAGCGACCCCGCCCGCGATCTCCCGGTGATCGCGGACCACGTCCGCGCGGGCCGCCTCGACCTCGGCTCCCTGGTCACCGACCGCATCACCCTCGACGGCATCCCGGCCGCCTTCGACGCGATGCTCGCCGGCAAGGGCGGCCGCTCGCTGGTCGTCTTCCAGCCGTAG
- a CDS encoding TetR/AcrR family transcriptional regulator, translating into MARPRKPLLSRDRIVEAAGALVDAEGLEAVSTRRLAAALGVSGPSLYNHFRTKDEILDAVADAVSARVDLSMFEPGAGRDWRAALHDWAHSYRSALSDHPNIVPVLARGPGRRPAGLRLADAVFGAMTAAGWPPAQATRIGALMRYFILGSAVGSFARGFVDDEAAYDPSDYPHLGQAHLLAERQREVDEGAFETGLAALLDGLALQYEALPQA; encoded by the coding sequence ATGGCCAGACCGCGCAAGCCCCTCCTCAGCCGAGACCGCATCGTGGAGGCGGCGGGCGCGCTGGTGGACGCGGAGGGGCTGGAGGCGGTCTCGACGCGGAGGCTGGCGGCCGCGCTGGGGGTCAGCGGGCCCTCCCTCTACAACCACTTCCGCACGAAGGACGAGATCCTGGACGCGGTCGCGGACGCCGTGAGCGCGCGGGTCGACTTGTCGATGTTCGAGCCGGGGGCGGGCCGGGACTGGCGGGCCGCCCTGCACGACTGGGCGCACTCGTACCGGAGCGCACTGTCCGACCATCCGAACATCGTGCCGGTGCTGGCGCGCGGCCCGGGCCGGCGCCCGGCCGGACTGCGGCTGGCGGACGCGGTGTTCGGCGCGATGACGGCCGCAGGGTGGCCCCCGGCGCAGGCGACCCGGATCGGCGCGCTGATGCGGTACTTCATCCTGGGCTCGGCGGTGGGCTCCTTCGCCCGGGGTTTCGTGGACGACGAGGCGGCGTACGACCCGTCGGACTACCCCCACCTGGGCCAGGCCCATCTGCTGGCAGAGCGTCAGCGCGAGGTGGACGAGGGCGCGTTCGAGACGGGCCTGGCCGCGTTGCTGGACGGGCTGGCCCTGCAGTACGAGGCGCTGCCCCAGGCCTGA